The following proteins are encoded in a genomic region of Pagrus major chromosome 16, Pma_NU_1.0:
- the LOC141010099 gene encoding pleckstrin homology domain-containing family G member 3 — MPEGSHSALHQGPMGEESPQLSSPLSSSEHDQTNVVLGPDCYNRLCVEPLDGEGDRPVSLVSTLSSGSSRDSHSLFGSTVALPSSNTPPIPSEEDIDLELSPAEGTGEQAGDQSPTLTCSRGRWQERNNNNATSNRKASGEIPHITASPVVTDAMAPNPKLTYVDRVVMEIIETERMYVKDLRSIVEDYLAHIIDMSNLPIRPEQVCALFGNIEDIYEFNSELLQSLDMCENDPVAIARCFVYKSEYFEIYTQYCTNYPNSVAALTDCMRSKTLAKFFRDRQAALKRSLPLGSYLLKPVQRILKYHLLLQEIAKHFDSDEEGYEVIQEAIDTMTGVAWYINDMKRKHEHAVRVQEIQSLLINWKGPDLTTYGELVLEGTFHVLRAKNTRTLFLFERMLLITKKRGEHYVYKIHISCSTLMLLDSAKDPLLFSVIHFKHPKQPHTVQAKSVEEKRLWAQHIKRLILENHNTIVPQKAKEAILDNSNYPGKYHYSPERLKKAECYNTDDFHLGGRNGRRRSEPAKQIIRSTKAVLKHADSEGALLGERCSLQPATSVSTLTSSLGEPQAERPCVDDLIPRRDSLEQLSPPDSDLKLGSSPCEGVLELEEAKEEEDEEEGESYKEDVLMGDDQVADFASSVLAAISCWHYKARALLSTHFTTDDQNGDPAELKTTQAEEVETHSQEEKHVDVKETLTTQVNEEELCPPDCVPQLKKKSDQLEGDDTRRSEPPISPVQQEDDTPEPLDTSRETGEEEEGESDSSGLLVEETSVLTNGEFSEEEEEVLSGSKSILPSSVLDQASVIAERFISSLSRRSSLVSEDLGSVACPSPSIDNDVFKSPSACMDLEKQGQMLVSSSPEPQVTSANLSTTANEPTLSALIEGERRSTLSKQDRLLIHKIRRYYEHAEHQDANFSIKRRESLSYIPAGLVRHLSRQLNSGPQEQAVSVHRKGLSRNRPTSWAVFDLPGLEKSRNTDAHQKMEPQRPVEAKARSKSLLEASTTEEEFRPSTDMLKVWQDMEMEEESQEVQQTAEEKLNDSRLEVIQDISSDTLDVKTSEQTPQTVKDSETNITSDGSSISSPTTTIPAVEGGSSQDSKTPTSPEKNHFSNAHLPKIINFRASMEEDQILQDMGKMKNKVFQLARQYSQRIKNNRPLAWQRNRETANQQGFKNMPAVQEENTQQRKKGKLNLRLPLNDQTVIHEERSPSPVQTPSSGASSQSTLTCPQSPQSDTFHWPDVQELRTKYTSRSLSCTVPNGTLECCTNRCNGCSHKYNSSSDLHKALADSSTTQSETDKDCPETQTRLQPLLCRWSSLDHMLGSLSLHEVQNLQEPVRTFYTGSQVSLITRETSKLQDEDKVFQEGSDCAAKSASLKMTESNLVKSLREKFQSLSTSS; from the exons AATCTCCTCAGTTGTCCTCGCCCCTTTCCAGCAGTGAACATGACCAGACAAACGTCGTCTTGGGCCCAGATTGTTACAACCGGCTATGTGTGGAGCCACTGGACGGAGAGGGTGACCGTCCAGTGAGCCTGGTGTCCACCCTGTCCTCTGGTTCATCCCGCGATAGTCATAGCCTCTTTGGGAGCACCGTAGCCCTTCCTTCCTCCAACACCCCACCCATACCGAGCGAGGAGGACATAGACCTGGAGCTGAGCCCAGCTGAAGGCACAGGAGAGCAGGCAGGGGACCAGAGTCCCACCCTCACATGCTCCAGGGGCCGCTGGCAGGAGCGGAACAACAACAACGCCACCTCCAACAGGAAGGCAAGTGGTGAAATACCTCACATCACCGCCTCGCCTGTTGTCACGGACGCCATGGCGCCAAATCCAAAGCTGACCTATGTGGACCGTGTTGTCATGGAGATCATTGAGACAGAGCGCATGTACGTCAAAGACCTGCGCAGCATCGTGGAG GACTACTTGGCCCACATCATTGATATGAGCAACCTCCCCATCCGGCCAGAGCAAGTGTGTGCCCTGTTTGGAAACATAGAGGACATCTATGAGTTCAACAG TGAGCTGCTGCAGTCCTTAGACATGTGTGAGAATGACCCTGTGGCCATCGCTCGATGCTTTGTATATAAG AGTGAATACTTTGAAATATACACTCAGTATTGCACCAACTACCCCAA CTCAGTGGCAGCACTGACCGACTGCATGAGGAGTAAAACTTTGGCCAAGTTCTTCAGGGATCGGCAGGCTGCTCTGAAGCGCTCCCTCCCTTTGGGCTCCTATCTGCTGAAGCCGGTCCAGAGGATCCTGAAATATCATCTGCTGCTTCAG GAAATTGCAAAGCACTTCGATTCAGACGAAGAGGGGTATGAGGTCATTCAGGAGGCCATAGACACCATGACTGGAGTGGCCTGGTACATCAACGACATGAAGAGGAAACACGAACACGCTGTCAGAGTGCAG GAGATACAGTCTCTTCTGATCAACTGGAAGGGTCCTGACCTGACCACCTATGGAGAGCTGGTGTTGGAGGGCACCTTTCATGTCCTGCGGGCAAAGAACACCCGTACACTGTTCCTCTTCGAACGGATGCTCCTCATTACCAAGAAAAGAGGGGAACACTATGTCTACAAGATCCACATCTCG TGCTCCACTCTGATGCTACTTGACAGCGCAAAAGATCCCCTGCTCTTCAGTGTCATCCATTTCAAGCACCCCAAGCAACCCCATACAGTGCAG GCCAAGTCAGTAGAAGAGAAGCGTCTCTGGGCCCAGCACATTAAGAGGCTCATCCTTGAGAACCACAACACCATCGTCCCACAGAAG GCAAAAGAGGCCATCCTGGACAATTCTAACT ATCCAGGGAAGTACCACTACAGTCCTGAGAGGCTCAAGAAAGCAGAGTGCTACAATACTGACGACTTCCATCTTGGAGGGCGAAACGGGAGAAGGAGATCAG AGCCTGCAAAACAAATCATAAGGAGCACAAAAG CTGTTTTGAAG CATGCAGACAGTGAGGGTGCACTGCTGGGGGAGAGGTGCTCCCTTCAGCCAGCCACTAGTGTCAGTACGCTGACCTCCAGTCTAGGCGAGCCCCAGGCTGAGAGGCCATGTGTGGACGATCTAATTCCCAGAAGGGACTCTCTGGAGCAGCTAAGTCCTCCTGACAGTGACCTAAAACTGGGCTCTTCACCCTGTGAGGGGgtactggagctggaggaggcaaaagaggaggaggatgaggaggagggggagagttACAAGGAAGATGTACTGATGGGAGACGACCAGGTAGCCGACTTTGCCAGCTCAGTGCTGGCAGCCATCTCCTGCTGGCACTATAAAGCCAGGGCTTTGCTTTCTACTCACTTCACAACG GATGATCAGAACGGAGATCCGGctgaactgaaaacaacacaggCAGAGGAGGTAGAAACTCACAGCcaggaggaaaaacatgtgGATGTGAAAGAAACTCTTACCACACAG GTCAATGAGGAGGAGCTGTGCCCTCCAGACTGTGTCCCTCAACTTAAAAAGAAGAGCGATCAACTGGAGGGGGATGACACCCGACGCTCCGAGCCACCCATCTCCCCTGTGCAACAAGAAGACGACACACCAGAACCTCTGGATACCTCAAGAGAaactggagaagaagaagaaggggagagTGATTCCTCTGGTCTCCTAGTGGAGGAGACAAGTGTACTGACAAATGGGGAGTTCtcggaggaggaagaggaggtccTTTCAGGCAGTAAAAGCATCCTACCTTCCTCTGTATTGGACCAGGCAAGTGTGATAGCTGAGCGCTTCATCAGCAGCCTGTCCAGACGGAGCAGTCTGGTTTCGGAGGACTTGGGTTCTGTCGCCTGCCCCTCACCCTCCATAGATAATGATGTCTTTAAAAGCCCCTCAGCTTGCATGGACTTGGAGAAACAGGGCCAAATGTTGGTCAGTTCTTCCCCAGAGCCGCAAGTGACCTCAGCAAACCTCTCAACGACCGCTAATGAACCTACACTGAGCGCTCTCATTGAAGGGGAACGCAGGTCCACTCTGTCCAAACAAGATCGCCTCCTCATCCACAAGATCAGAAGATACTACGAGCACGCAGAGCACCaggatgctaacttcagcatcAAGCGCAGAGAAAGTCTCTCTTATATCCCAGCTGGTCTGGTCCGACACCTGAGCCGACAACTCAACAGTGGTCCTCAGGAGCAGGCTGTCTCGGTCCACAGGAAAGGCCTCTCTCGGAACCGGCCCACATCCTGGGCTGTGTTTGACCTTCCTGGCTTAGAAAAGAGTCGAAACACTGATGCTCATCAAAAAATGGAACCCCAGAGACCGGTGGAAGCCAAGGCGAGATCGAAGAGCCTCTTGGAAGCCTCTACTACAGAAGAAGAGTTCAGACCCTCAACAGACATGCTTAAGGTTTGGCAAGACATggaaatggaggaggagagccagGAGGTCCAGCAGACTGCAGAGGAGAAGCTTAATGACTCAAGATTAGAAGTGATACAGGATATCAGCTCAGACACTTTGGATGTTAAGACCAGTGAGCAAACGCCTCAAACTGTAAAAGACTCTGAGACAAACATCACCTCAGATGGTTCCTCCATCTCATCACCAACCACAACCATTCCAGCAGTGGAGGGGGGATCCAGTCAGGACTCTAAGACCCCCACGTCTCCAGAGAAGAACCATTTCAGCAACGCACATCTACCCAAGATCATTAACTTCCGAGCAAGTATGGAGGAGGACCAGATTCTGCAAGACATGggaaagatgaaaaacaagGTGTTCCAGCTGGCACGTCAGTATAGTCAGCGCATCAAAAATAACAGACCCCTAGCCTGGCAGAGGAACCGAGAAACAGCAAACCAACAGGGCTTCAAGAACATGCCAGCTGTCCAGGAGGAGAACACGCAACAGAGGAAAAAGG GTAAACTCAACCTGAGATTGCCCTTGAACGATCAGACAGTCATCCATGAGGAGCGTTCTCCAAGCCCAGTCCAGACCCCCAGCTCTGGAGCCAGCTCCCAGAGCACCCTCACCTGTCCACAAAGCCCACAGTCAGACACTTTCCACTGGCCTGATGTACAGGAGCTACGCACCAAATACACCTCCCGTTCCCTGAGCTGCACAGTCCCAAACGGGACGCTGGAGTGCTGTACAAACAGGTGTAACGGCTGCTCTCACAAGTATAATAGCTCCTCTGACCTTCACAAAGCTCTGGCAGACTCTTCTACGACACAGTCTGAAACGGACAAGGACTGTCCAGAAACTCAGACCCGACTACAGCCCCTGCTGTGCAGGTGGAGCTCCTTGGACCACATGCTTGGATCTCTATCCCTCCATGAGGTGCAGAACCTTCAGGAACCTGTGAGGACCTTCTACACAGGCAGTCAGGTGTCTCTGATAACAAGAGAAACTAGCAAACTACAAGACGAGGACAAAGTTTTCCAGGAGGGCTCAGACTGTGCTGCAAAGTCTGCTTCTCTGAAGATGACAGAAAGTAATCTCGTGAAAAGCTTACGGGAGAAGTTCCAGAGCTTAAGCACGAGCTCATGA